In the genome of Drosophila subpulchrella strain 33 F10 #4 breed RU33 chromosome 2L, RU_Dsub_v1.1 Primary Assembly, whole genome shotgun sequence, one region contains:
- the LOC119547303 gene encoding uncharacterized protein LOC119547303 isoform X1, translating into MKTMHLIAPPGTVNRLENDSEPEFLFNGEEEECANWPLAVKLSRTTVQLIDYKMFIAARCIQSHWRGHRVRKLIHQRWKAAVTIQRWWRGFRVRRTLWEQLEQRLQDTILEHYHRAAIRIQAMFRGWRDRQTIHDVQNLRRMQATAAEDLLNCVILQLHHIKQTESLPGDISLRNSVILSRVEKLVTTMLFRFHNGRVLSIVANRMSQKEEHRKIFESGKFFYPFPFAGPNFNELCHITDEGKVVVKDLITDLRFAGIVAKYEESQREEHFREAHRRFDTRKVQEQLDHINAQELNSKRKFCADVIESMRKWTIWSGTNNNVKKNIFQSPENVEGFFMKVKYIIGDGNVRPAEDLEFQEDVMKIS; encoded by the exons ATGAAGACAATGCATTTAATTGCACCTCCCGGAACCGTCAACAGATTGGAAAATGATTCCGAGCCCGAGTTCCT TTTCAATGGTGAAGAGGAGGAATGTGCCAACTGGCCCTTGGCGGTAAAATTGTCCAG AACCACAGTGCAGCTAATCGACTACAAGATGTTTATTGCGGCACGTTGCATTCAGTCTCATTGGCGTGGCCACCGCGTTCGAAAGCTGATCCATCAGCGCTGGAAGGCGGCAGTTACCATCCAGCGCTGGTGGCGCGGCTTTCGGGTTCGGCGGACACTGTGGGAACAGCTGGAGCAGCGGCTGCAGGACACGATCCTCGAGCACTACCACCGGGCGGCCATCCGCATCCAGGCTATGTTCCGTGGATGGCGGGACAGGCAGACCATCCACGATGTGCAAAACCTGCGCCGCATGCAAGCCACTGCCGCCGAGGACCTGCTCAACTGCGTGATCCTCCAGCTGCATCACATTAAGCAAACCGAATCCTTACCAGGAGACATCTCGCTGCGAAACTCAGT CATCCTTTCAAGGGTCGAGAAGCTGGTGACCACTATGTTGTTTCGATTCCACAACGGTCGGGTGTTATCCATAGTAGCCAACAGAATGTCCCAAAAGGAGGAACACCGAAAGATCTTTGAATCTGGCAAATTCTTCTATCCGTTTCCCTTTGCCGGACCCAATTTCAACGAGCTATGTCATATTACGGACGAGGGCAAAGTGGTTGTCAAGGATTTGATCACTGATTTGCGCTTCGCCGGAATTGTCGCCAAGTACGAGGAGTCTCAGCGGGAAGAGCATTTCAGAGAAGCCCATAGGCGTTTTGATACGC GCAAAGTTCAAGAGCAGTTGGACCACATTAACGCTCAAGAACTAAATTCTAAGCGTAAATTCTGTGCTGACGTTATAGAGAGCATGCGTAAATGGACGATCTGGAGTGGCACCAATAATAatgttaagaaaaatatttttcaaagtccTGAAAATGTGGAAGGATTTTTTATGAAAGTGAAGTATATAATAGGTGACGGCAATGTGAGACCCGCTGAAGACCTTGAATTTCAGGAAGATGTGATGAAGATTTCTTGA
- the LOC119547472 gene encoding retinoid-inducible serine carboxypeptidase, whose amino-acid sequence MQLTLIKNIIWVCALCLFISLTCVQGRVGLGPGVEEWDYVEVREGAHLFYWLLYTTANVTRFTERPLVIWLQGGPGVASTGSGIFEQLGPVDIEGKARESSWVKHVNVLFVDSPVGTGFAYVEEHGRYARNNRQIALDLVQLMEQFLKKYPAFRTVPLHIFSESYGGKMAPEFALELHLAKKRGRLDCQLKSVAVGNPWTSPLDSVLSYAPFLLQAGIVDDDGYRRISRLAGELAGLVYAEMWLRALMKASEVQEEISSSAGGVFLYNTQRRVHVDEVYRYGEDPEMSNFMRLNVTRALGLAKMPVWMEQNSTVFERLSLDIFKPANHIVARLLEETPIQVGIYSGILDLLCATPGTVSWIRRLKWARRSEYAKAPRTAFRIEGMLEGYEKHGGRLSMFWVFRAGHLVQQENPAAMGYILKYFTNYG is encoded by the exons ATGCAGCTCACtctgattaaaaatattatttgggTGTGTGCCCTGTGTCTTTTCATATCACTGACTTGCGTGCAAG GACGCGTTGGTCTGGGACCCGGAGTTGAGGAGTGGGACTACGTGGAGGTCCGCGAGGGCGCCCACCTCTTCTACTGGCTCCTGTACACCACGGCAAATGTGACTCGATTTACGGAAAGGCCGCTGGTGATCTGGCTACAGGGTGGACCCGGAGTGGCCTCCACGGGCAGTGGGATCTTCGAGCAGCTGGGTCCCGTCGACATCGAGGGCAAGGCGAGGGAAAGCAGTTGGGTGAAACATGTGAACGTGCTTTTCGTGGACAGTCCCGTGGGCACTGGATTCGCTTACGTGGAGGAACACGGCCGGTATGCCAGAAACAATCGGCAGATTGCCCTCGATCTTGTCCAGCTGATGGAGCAGTTCCTCAAAAAATATCCGGCTTTTCGAACCGTTCCTCTGCACATCTTCTCCGAGAGCTATGGCGGCAAAATGGCCCCAGAATTCGCTTTGGAACTGCATTTGGCCAAGAAGAGGGGCAGATTGGACTGCCAACTGAAATCCGTAGCGGTGGGCAATCCCTGGACCTCTCCGCTGGACAGCGTCCTGTCGTATGCACCATTCCTGCTCCAGGCTGGCATTGTGGATGACGATGGATACCGCAGAATATCTCGATTGGCCGGCGAGCTAGCCGGTCTCGTTTACGCAGAAATGTGGCTGCGAGCACTGATGAAGGCCTCCGAAGTTCAGGAGgagatctcctccagcgccgGCGGCGTCTTCCTCTACAACACCCAGCGGCGTGTCCATGTGGACGAGGTCTACCGGTACGGCGAGGATCCGGAGATGAGCAACTTTATGCGCTTAAACGTCACTCGGGCACTGGGACTCGCCAAAATGCCCGTGTGGATGGAACAAAATTCCACGGTCTTTGAGCGCCTCAGCCTGGATATTTTTAAGCCGGCCAATCATATAG TTGCCAGATTACTGGAGGAAACACCCATCCAGGTGGGCATTTATTCGGGTATTCTGGACCTACTTTGCGCCACGCCCGGCACCGTTAGTTGGATCCGACGTCTAAAGTGGGCTCGTAGGTCGGAGTATGCAAAGGCTCCCCGTACCGCCTTCCGGATCGAGGGGATGCTCGAGGGCTACGAAAAGCACGGAGGAAGACTTAGCATGTTCTGGGTCTTTCGGGCGGGACATCTGGTACAGCAAGAAAATCCAGCGGCCATGGGATACATTCTGAAATACTTCACTAACTATGGATGA
- the LOC119546848 gene encoding retinoid-inducible serine carboxypeptidase-like codes for MWCGSLTVVCLLVLGLSEARKGFGPGEQDWGYVDVREGAHMFYWLFYTTANVSSYTERPLVLWLQGGPGGSSTALGNFQELGPVDTNGDPREGNFVQHVNVLFIDNPVGAGFSYADNTSLLVTNNEQLIDDLMTFMLHFYKLHKEFKDVPLHIFSESYGGKMVPALAIRLDEAMKTGEVAQPGTLKSVTIGNPWISTRYISREHSKYLFVNGLVDEDGVVLLDAQEERILSALKRHEFSNATDEYIKWFQLMQELTGQTYLYNTQTHVDLSEDRTYGYGDDLISFMGVNVSEALQVNGSVYASQVMDVLTSLHGDRLRSDINAIPRLLNETSVKVNIYSGQLDSLVPTTATLALIKDWAWIDKSEYLEAKRTPIVVDGKLQGFEKVGGKFGMYWINRSGHLVPADNPTAMQYVLKSVTQYDSQTSE; via the exons ATGTGGTGCGGTTCCTTGACGGTGGTGTGTCTCCTTGTATTGGGGCTTTCGGAGGCTCGCAAGGGATTTGGACCTGGAGAGCAGGACTGGGGTTACGTGGACGTTCGCGAAGGGGCGCATATGTTCTACTGGCTCTTCTACACCACGGCCAATGTGAGCAGCTACACGGAGAGACCGCTGGTCTTGTGGCTCCAGGGCGGTCCAGGAGGATCCTCCACGGCTCTAGGAAATTTCCAAGAACTGGGACCTGTAGATACAAATGGTGATCCACGCGAGGGTAACTTTGTGCAGCACGTCAATGTGCTGTTCATCGACAATCCCGTGGGGGCGGGCTTCAGCTATGCGGATAACACCAGTCTGCTGGTGACCAACAATGAGCAGCTCATCGACGATCTCATGACCTTCATGTTGCACTTCTACAAGTTGCACAAGGAGTTTAAGGACGTACCGCTGCACATTTTCTCGGAAAGCTATGGTGGTAAAATGGTACCTGCCCTGGCCATTCGACTCGACGAGGCCATGAAGACTGGTGAGGTGGCACAGCCGGGAACCCTAAAGTCTGTGACCATCGGCAATCCCTGGATATCAACTCGCTACATCAGCCGGGAGCATTCCAAGTACTTGTTCGTCAACGGCCTGGTCGATGAGGATGGCGTGGTGCTACTCGATGCCCAGGAAGAGCGCATCCTCAGCGCACTAAAAAGACACGAGTTCAGTAACGCCACGGATGAGTACATAAAGTGGTTTCAGCTCATGCAGGAGCTGACTGGCCAGACCTACCTGTACAACACACAGACCCACGTAGATCTTTCCGAGGACCGCACGTACGGCTACGGAGATGATTTAATAAGCTTTATGGGTGTGAACGTGAGTGAGGCCCTGCAGGTCAACGGCAGTGTCTATGCGTCGCAGGTTATGGATGTGCTAACCAGTCTGCACGGAGATCGGCTCAGATCGGATATTAATGCGA TTCCCCGACTGCTAAATGAAACCTCCGTAAAAGTGAATATATATTCCGGACAGTTGGATAGCCTGGTGCCCACCACAGCCACTCTGGCCTTGATCAAGGACTGGGCCTGGATTGATAAGTCGGAATATCTGGAGGCCAAGCGCACCCCCATCGTTGTCGATGGCAAACTTCAGGGTTTTGAAAAGGTCGGAGGCAAGTTCGGGATGTACTGGATCAATCGGTCGGGTCACTTGGTCCCCGCCGATAACCCAACTGCCATGCAGTACGTTCTTAAATCTGTGACCCAGTACGATAGCCAAACCTCAGAgtag
- the LOC119547303 gene encoding uncharacterized protein LOC119547303 isoform X3 yields the protein MKTMHLIAPPGTVNRLENDSEPEFLFNGEEEECANWPLAVKLSSILSRVEKLVTTMLFRFHNGRVLSIVANRMSQKEEHRKIFESGKFFYPFPFAGPNFNELCHITDEGKVVVKDLITDLRFAGIVAKYEESQREEHFREAHRRFDTRKVQEQLDHINAQELNSKRKFCADVIESMRKWTIWSGTNNNVKKNIFQSPENVEGFFMKVKYIIGDGNVRPAEDLEFQEDVMKIS from the exons ATGAAGACAATGCATTTAATTGCACCTCCCGGAACCGTCAACAGATTGGAAAATGATTCCGAGCCCGAGTTCCT TTTCAATGGTGAAGAGGAGGAATGTGCCAACTGGCCCTTGGCGGTAAAATTGTCCAG CATCCTTTCAAGGGTCGAGAAGCTGGTGACCACTATGTTGTTTCGATTCCACAACGGTCGGGTGTTATCCATAGTAGCCAACAGAATGTCCCAAAAGGAGGAACACCGAAAGATCTTTGAATCTGGCAAATTCTTCTATCCGTTTCCCTTTGCCGGACCCAATTTCAACGAGCTATGTCATATTACGGACGAGGGCAAAGTGGTTGTCAAGGATTTGATCACTGATTTGCGCTTCGCCGGAATTGTCGCCAAGTACGAGGAGTCTCAGCGGGAAGAGCATTTCAGAGAAGCCCATAGGCGTTTTGATACGC GCAAAGTTCAAGAGCAGTTGGACCACATTAACGCTCAAGAACTAAATTCTAAGCGTAAATTCTGTGCTGACGTTATAGAGAGCATGCGTAAATGGACGATCTGGAGTGGCACCAATAATAatgttaagaaaaatatttttcaaagtccTGAAAATGTGGAAGGATTTTTTATGAAAGTGAAGTATATAATAGGTGACGGCAATGTGAGACCCGCTGAAGACCTTGAATTTCAGGAAGATGTGATGAAGATTTCTTGA
- the LOC119546200 gene encoding uncharacterized protein LOC119546200 has product MQKPALKLRRLFIITAVYIASLPGLTVGLRNVNVRIPSAVKRGDNALLICNYDIENDTLYTVKWYRGRREFYRYTPKENPAWKIFTKTNEIDVETTQSNASHVLLRNVPTSISGKFACEVSADAPTFDTSIVAADMEVVELPTQRPIITGIHSRYRLGDVVNGNCSSDYSKPAANLTWWINDIQVPPNYLRVYDIQRHLAEHLESAVLEINFVVTVHHFIKSRLKLKCSARIHEIYAQESEKVIEEDRPRILASGRSPDMNMYPFDQPGDVDEHNELFLIHSDAAAGPFAWTPILFLLLWPSVWALGNLLGVQYFGRGER; this is encoded by the exons GTCTCACTGTGGGGCTGCGCAATGTCAACGTTCGCATCCCGTCCGCCGTTAAGCGCGGCGATAATGCGCTCTTAATCTGCAATTATGACATCGAGAACGACACGCTCTACACGGTGAAGTGGTATCGCGGCAGGCGGGAGTTCTATCGCTACACGCCCAAGGAGAATCCGGCCTGGAAGATATTCACCAAAACGAACGAAATCGATGTCGAG ACCACCCAATCGAATGCCAGCCATGTTTTGTTGCGAAATGTGCCCACCTCAATATCGGGCAAGTTTGCCTGCGAAGTGTCCGCGGATGCACCCACCTTCGATACTTCCATTGTGGCTGCCGACATGGAGGTGGTTG AACTGCCCACCCAACGACCCATAATTACCGGCATCCATTCACGATACCGTCTGGGGGACGTGGTGAATGGCAACTGCTCATCGGATTACTCGAAGCCGGCTGCAAATCTCACCTGGTGGATCAACGACATTCAGGTGCCACCCAATTACCTCCGCGTCTACGACATTCAGCGGCATTTGGCCGAGCACCTGGAGTCGGCAGTTTTGGAGATCAATTTCGTGGTGACGGTGCATCACTTCATCAAGAGTCGCTTGAAG ttaaaatgttcgGCTCGAATACACGAAATCTACGCGCAGGAGAGCGAGAAAGTGATCGAAGAGGATCGTCCCAGGATTCTGGCTTCGGGCAGATCGCCTGACATGAATATGTATCCCTTCGATCAGCCCGGTGATGTGGATGAGCATAACGAACTATTCTTGATTCACTCAG ATGCCGCCGCCGGACCATTCGCCTGGACTCCCATCCTGTTCCTGCTCCTGTGGCCAAGTGTCTGGGCTTTGGGGAACCTGTTGGGAGTTCAATATTTTGGCAGAGGGGAGCGGTGA
- the LOC119548045 gene encoding retinoid-inducible serine carboxypeptidase-like encodes MQLNLTKNIIWVCALCVMISYIVPGRVGLGSGVEEWDYVEVREGAHLFYWLLYTTANVTSFTERPLVVWLQGEPGVASTGSGIFEQLGPTNIEGRARQSSWVQHVNVLFVEEHGRYARNNRQIALDLVQLMEQFLKKYPAFRTVPLHIFSESYGGKMAPEFALELHLAKKRGRLDCQLKSVAVGNPWTSPLDSVLSYAPFLLQAGIVDDDGYRRISRLAGELAGLVYAEMWLRALMKASEVQEEISSSAGGVFIYNTQRRVHVDEVYRYGEDPKMSHFMRSNVTRALGLAKMPVWMEQNSTVFERLGQDIFKPSNHKVNRNLLLEETPIQVGLCSGILDLFCATPGTVSWIRRLKWTRRSEYAKAPRTAFRIEGMLEGYEKHGGRLSMMMQANLGKNL; translated from the exons ATGCAGCTCAATCTgactaaaaatattatttgggTGTGTGCCCTGTGTGTTATGATATC TTATATCGTTCCAGGACGCGTTGGTCTGGGATCCGGAGTTGAGGAGTGGGACTACGTAGAGGTCCGCGAGGGCGCCCACCTCTTCTACTGGCTCCTGTACACCACGGCCAATGTGACTAGTTTCACGGAGAGGCCGCTGGTGGTCTGGCTGCAGGGTGAACCCGGAGTGGCCTCCACGGGTAGTGGGATCTTCGAGCAGCTGGGCCCCACCAACATCGAGGGCAGGGCGAGGCAGAGCAGTTGGGTCCAACATGTGAATGTGCTATTCGTGGAGGAACACGGCCGGTATGCCAGAAACAATCGCCAGATTGCCCTCGATCTCGTCCAGCTGATGGAGCAGTTTCTCAAAAAATATCCGGCTTTTCGAACCGTCCCTCTGCACATCTTCTCAGAGAGCTATGGAGGCAAAATGGCCCCCGAATTCGCTTTGGAACTGCATTTGGCCAAGAAGAGGGGCAGATTGGACTGCCAACTAAAATCCGTCGCGGTGGGCAATCCCTGGACCTCTCCGCTGGACAGCGTCCTGTCGTATGCACCATTCCTGCTCCAGGCTGGCATTGTGGATGACGATGGATACCGCAGAATATCTCGATTGGCCGGCGAGCTAGCCGGCCTCGTTTACGCAGAAATGTGGCTGCGAGCACTGATGAAGGCCTCCGAAGTTCAGGAGgagatctcctccagcgccgGCGGCGTCTTTATCTACAACACCCAGCGGCGCGTCCATGTGGACGAGGTCTACCGGTACGGCGAGGATCCGAAGATGAGCCACTTCATGCGCTCTAACGTCACTCGTGCACTAGGGCTCGCCAAAATGCCCGTGTGGATGGAACAAAATTCCACGGTCTTCGAGCGCCTCGGCCAAGATATTTTTAAGCCGTCAAATCATAAGGTAAATAGGAATTT GTTGCTGGAGGAAACACCCATCCAGGTGGGCCTATGTTCGGGAATTCTGGACCTATTTTGCGCCACGCCCGGCACCGTTAGTTGGATCCGACGTCTAAAGTGGACCCGTAGGTCGGAGTATGCGAAGGCTCCCCGTACCGCCTTCCGGATCGAGGGGATGCTCGAGGGCTACGAAAAGCACGGAGGACGACTCAGCATGATGATGCAAGCGAATCTTGGGAAGAACTTGTAA
- the LOC119547303 gene encoding abnormal spindle-like microcephaly-associated protein homolog isoform X2, which produces MFIAARCIQSHWRGHRVRKLIHQRWKAAVTIQRWWRGFRVRRTLWEQLEQRLQDTILEHYHRAAIRIQAMFRGWRDRQTIHDVQNLRRMQATAAEDLLNCVILQLHHIKQTESLPGDISLRNSVILSRVEKLVTTMLFRFHNGRVLSIVANRMSQKEEHRKIFESGKFFYPFPFAGPNFNELCHITDEGKVVVKDLITDLRFAGIVAKYEESQREEHFREAHRRFDTRKVQEQLDHINAQELNSKRKFCADVIESMRKWTIWSGTNNNVKKNIFQSPENVEGFFMKVKYIIGDGNVRPAEDLEFQEDVMKIS; this is translated from the exons ATGTTTATTGCGGCACGTTGCATTCAGTCTCATTGGCGTGGCCACCGCGTTCGAAAGCTGATCCATCAGCGCTGGAAGGCGGCAGTTACCATCCAGCGCTGGTGGCGCGGCTTTCGGGTTCGGCGGACACTGTGGGAACAGCTGGAGCAGCGGCTGCAGGACACGATCCTCGAGCACTACCACCGGGCGGCCATCCGCATCCAGGCTATGTTCCGTGGATGGCGGGACAGGCAGACCATCCACGATGTGCAAAACCTGCGCCGCATGCAAGCCACTGCCGCCGAGGACCTGCTCAACTGCGTGATCCTCCAGCTGCATCACATTAAGCAAACCGAATCCTTACCAGGAGACATCTCGCTGCGAAACTCAGT CATCCTTTCAAGGGTCGAGAAGCTGGTGACCACTATGTTGTTTCGATTCCACAACGGTCGGGTGTTATCCATAGTAGCCAACAGAATGTCCCAAAAGGAGGAACACCGAAAGATCTTTGAATCTGGCAAATTCTTCTATCCGTTTCCCTTTGCCGGACCCAATTTCAACGAGCTATGTCATATTACGGACGAGGGCAAAGTGGTTGTCAAGGATTTGATCACTGATTTGCGCTTCGCCGGAATTGTCGCCAAGTACGAGGAGTCTCAGCGGGAAGAGCATTTCAGAGAAGCCCATAGGCGTTTTGATACGC GCAAAGTTCAAGAGCAGTTGGACCACATTAACGCTCAAGAACTAAATTCTAAGCGTAAATTCTGTGCTGACGTTATAGAGAGCATGCGTAAATGGACGATCTGGAGTGGCACCAATAATAatgttaagaaaaatatttttcaaagtccTGAAAATGTGGAAGGATTTTTTATGAAAGTGAAGTATATAATAGGTGACGGCAATGTGAGACCCGCTGAAGACCTTGAATTTCAGGAAGATGTGATGAAGATTTCTTGA
- the LOC119547533 gene encoding retinoid-inducible serine carboxypeptidase-like produces the protein MWCGSLTVVCLLVLGLSEARKGFGPGEQDWGYVDVREGAHMFYWLFYTTANVSSYTERPLVLWLQGGPGGSSTGLGNFQELGPVDTNGDPREGNFVQHVNVLFIDNPVGAGFSYADNTSLLVTNNEQLIDDLMTFMLHFYKLHKEFKDVPLHIFSESYGGKMAPALAIRLDEAMKSGELAQPGTLKSVTIGNPWISAPYISREHSKYLFVNGLVDEDGVVRLDAQEERILSALKRHEFSNAMNEYAHWCRLQERLTGNTYLYNTQTHVDLSEDRTYGYGYEIIRFMMVNVSEALQVNGSVYASQVMDVLTSLHEDRFKSDINAIPRLLNETSVKVNIYSGQLDSLVPTTATLALIKDWAWIDKSEYLEAKRTPIVVDGKLQGFEKVGGKFGMYWINRSGHLVPADNPTAMQYVLKSVTQYDSQANE, from the exons ATGTGGTGCGGTTCCTTGACGGTGGTGTGTCTCCTTGTATTGGGGCTTTCGGAGGCTCGCAAGGGATTTGGACCTGGAGAGCAGGACTGGGGTTACGTGGACGTTCGCGAAGGGGCGCATATGTTCTACTGGCTCTTCTACACCACGGCCAATGTGAGCAGCTACACGGAGAGACCGCTGGTCTTGTGGCTCCAGGGCGGTCCAGGAGGATCCTCCACGGGTCTAGGAAATTTCCAAGAACTGGGACCTGTAGATACAAATGGTGATCCACGCGAGGGTAACTTTGTGCAGCACGTCAATGTGCTGTTCATCGACAATCCCGTGGGGGCGGGCTTCAGCTATGCGGATAACACCAGTCTGCTGGTGACCAACAATGAGCAGCTCATCGACGATCTCATGACCTTCATGTTGCACTTCTACAAGTTGCACAAGGAGTTTAAGGACGTACCGCTGCACATTTTCTCGGAAAGCTATGGTGGTAAAATGGCCCCTGCCCTGGCCATTCGACTCGACGAGGCCATGAAGAGTGGTGAGTTGGCTCAACCGGGAACCCTTAAGTCCGTGACCATCGGCAATCCCTGGATATCAGCTCCCTACATCAGCCGGGAGCATTCCAAGTACTTGTTCGTCAACGGCCTGGTCGATGAGGATGGCGTGGTGCGACTCGATGCCCAGGAAGAGCGCATTCTCAGCGCACTGAAAAGACACGAGTTCAGTAACGCCATGAATGAGTACGCGCACTGGTGTCGTCTACAAGAGAGGCTGACTGGAAATACCTACCTGTACAACACACAGACCCACGTAGATCTTTCCGAGGACCGCACGTACGGCTACGGATATGAAATTATAAGATTTATGATGGTAAACGTGAGTGAGGCCCTGCAAGTCAACGGCAGTGTCTATGCGTCGCAGGTTATGGATGTGCTAACCAGTCTGCACGAAGATCGGTTCAAATCGGATATTAATGCGA TTCCCCGACTGCTAAATGAAACCTCCGTAAAGGTAAATATATATTCCGGTCAGTTGGACAGCCTGGTGCCCACCACAGCCACTCTGGCCTTGATCAAGGACTGGGCCTGGATTGATAAGTCGGAATATCTGGAGGCCAAACGCACCCCCATCGTTGTCGATGGCAAACTTCAGGGTTTTGAAAAGGTCGGAGGCAAGTTCGGAATGTACTGGATTAATAGGTCGGGTCACTTGGTCCCCGCCGATAACCCAACTGCCATGCAGTACGTTCTTAAATCTGTGACCCAGTACGACAGCCAAGCCAACGAGtaa